In Nocardia sputorum, a single genomic region encodes these proteins:
- a CDS encoding alpha/beta fold hydrolase codes for MTSTLQPAPPPGRSPSPRTLVRGGRVKSSDGTTITYLARGKGPVVLGVHGGLGSAISLLPLAEHLAADFEVVLINLRGHGTSGWGNSPPRITHMIDDIRAVTAAVGPVTTLFGYSYGAVIALETALAAPEHFSRLALYEPPLPITYPIPDITHLENRISAGDYEQLLLDITPAAGGFSAAELAALRSDPLWMSKVAHAPTLIPTMQILASLPHAVDQYAALTLPTRLIVGTTSAPYILDAADHLASAIPGTTRETLHGQGHHVDHHLLATSLVCRA; via the coding sequence ATGACCAGCACTCTGCAGCCCGCGCCGCCACCTGGCCGGTCACCGTCCCCGCGGACCCTGGTACGCGGCGGTCGAGTGAAATCCTCGGACGGAACCACAATCACCTACCTCGCCCGCGGTAAGGGCCCCGTCGTGCTCGGTGTGCACGGTGGGCTCGGCAGCGCGATCAGCCTGCTGCCGCTGGCCGAGCACCTCGCGGCCGATTTCGAGGTCGTCTTGATCAACCTGCGCGGGCACGGCACCAGCGGATGGGGCAACTCACCCCCGCGCATCACCCACATGATCGACGACATCCGAGCCGTCACCGCCGCCGTCGGACCGGTCACCACCCTGTTCGGCTACTCCTACGGCGCGGTCATCGCCCTCGAAACCGCCCTCGCCGCACCTGAACACTTCAGCCGACTCGCCCTCTACGAACCACCCCTACCGATCACCTACCCGATCCCGGACATCACCCATCTCGAAAACCGCATCAGTGCAGGCGATTACGAACAACTCCTGTTGGACATCACCCCCGCTGCCGGTGGGTTCTCCGCCGCCGAACTCGCCGCCCTGCGCAGCGACCCGCTGTGGATGTCGAAAGTCGCGCACGCCCCCACCCTCATCCCCACTATGCAGATCCTCGCGAGCCTGCCGCACGCCGTGGACCAGTACGCCGCGCTCACCCTGCCCACCCGGCTGATCGTCGGAACCACCAGCGCCCCATACATCCTCGACGCCGCCGACCACCTCGCGTCCGCGATACCCGGCACTACTCGCGAAACGCTGCACGGGCAAGGACACCACGTCGACCACCACCTCCTCGCCACCTCCCTAGTGTGTCGCGCCTGA
- a CDS encoding MFS transporter: MEAVSAPSRPVATGSGLRRVLVVLCLTEITSWGILFYAFPVLLGRITTDTGWSATALTAAFSAGQLVAAVTGIPVGRWLDRHGPRGIMTTGSLLSIPALILVATATTLVWFVAGWLLAGIAMGAVLYPPAFAALTRWYGPNRIRALTVLTLAAGLASTVFAPLTAALVAHMDWRATYLVLTVILAVVTVPGHWFGLRLPWPPRPPAEPEHAHLTHPGPVARSRAFLVLAISLSVSGFASFAVVVTLVPLLTERGLDTTVAAIALGLGGAGQVASRLGYATLAARTSVRTRTVAILLAIAATTALLGVFTTAAALIAAAIAAGMARGVFTLLQATAVTDRWGSAHYGQLTGLLSAPLTITMALAPFGATALAAAVGGYATAFLILGALAAAAALLAAASIPTTPAKEPHR, encoded by the coding sequence ATGGAGGCTGTTTCTGCGCCATCGCGGCCAGTGGCCACCGGGTCCGGGTTGCGACGAGTGCTGGTGGTGCTGTGCCTCACCGAGATCACAAGCTGGGGAATCCTGTTCTACGCGTTCCCTGTGCTGCTCGGGCGCATCACCACCGACACCGGCTGGTCGGCGACCGCGCTGACCGCCGCGTTCTCCGCCGGGCAACTCGTCGCTGCCGTCACCGGCATCCCCGTGGGCCGCTGGCTCGACCGCCACGGACCCCGCGGGATCATGACCACCGGATCACTGCTGTCCATACCCGCCTTGATCCTGGTGGCGACCGCAACCACCTTGGTGTGGTTCGTCGCGGGCTGGCTGCTGGCAGGGATCGCGATGGGGGCGGTGCTGTATCCCCCGGCCTTCGCCGCCCTTACCCGCTGGTACGGCCCGAACCGGATCCGTGCGCTGACAGTGCTGACCTTGGCCGCGGGTTTGGCCTCCACCGTGTTCGCCCCGTTGACCGCGGCCCTGGTCGCGCACATGGATTGGCGGGCAACATATCTGGTTCTGACGGTGATTCTTGCGGTCGTGACTGTGCCGGGGCACTGGTTCGGGCTGCGGCTGCCGTGGCCGCCGCGCCCGCCCGCCGAACCCGAACACGCCCATCTCACCCACCCCGGACCGGTGGCGCGCAGCCGCGCGTTCCTGGTGCTGGCGATCTCGTTGAGCGTCAGCGGGTTCGCCTCCTTCGCCGTGGTGGTCACCCTGGTGCCGTTGCTGACCGAACGCGGTCTCGACACCACTGTCGCCGCGATCGCGCTCGGATTGGGCGGCGCCGGGCAGGTCGCCAGCCGCCTGGGCTACGCGACCCTCGCCGCCCGCACCAGCGTCCGCACCCGCACCGTCGCAATTCTGCTCGCCATCGCCGCCACTACCGCCCTGCTCGGGGTGTTCACCACCGCCGCCGCGCTGATCGCGGCCGCGATCGCCGCCGGTATGGCACGCGGCGTGTTCACGCTGCTGCAAGCCACCGCAGTCACCGACCGCTGGGGCAGCGCCCACTACGGCCAGCTCACCGGCCTGCTGTCCGCGCCCCTGACCATCACCATGGCCCTGGCCCCCTTCGGCGCCACCGCCCTGGCCGCCGCGGTCGGTGGGTACGCCACCGCGTTCCTCATCCTCGGCGCCCTCGCCGCCGCTGCCGCGCTACTGGCCGCCGCGAGCATCCCCACCACGCCTGCGAAAGAACCTCACCGATGA
- a CDS encoding FAD-dependent oxidoreductase encodes MNELPVVVVGAGPIGLAAAAELRERGLNPLVFERGATAGAAVGEWNHVRLFSRWAELIAPAARRLLEPSGWAAPAENTYPTGQEWVNDYLMPLAKALGEDVVVLDTEVVGVARRGRDRVVNAGRDSEPLSVHLRYGDGSEERVLARAVIDASGTWGAPNPLGGEGLPALGETAAAAVIDYRVPDLDDDTVRARYAGKHTVIAGSGHSALTAIIALTEVANNEPGTRLTWVLRRGEVGSTFGGGEADQLPARGALGQRAKHAVDAGLLTVVTGFRTDAIEPTGNGRHAVVSDTGRRIEDVDRVVVLTGFRPELSWLSEIRLGLDPVLQAPVELAPLIDPNVHSCGTVYPHGVKELSHPEPGVFLAGMKSYGRAPTFLAMTGYEQVRSLAAALAGDHEAAERVELALPDTGVCGGSGVFDAPAEEPTESTAGGGCGGGAPTGPDVLSSGPVALQELPLTAVPAR; translated from the coding sequence GTGAACGAACTCCCCGTCGTGGTGGTAGGAGCCGGGCCGATCGGTCTGGCCGCTGCTGCTGAACTGCGTGAACGAGGACTGAACCCGCTGGTGTTCGAACGCGGCGCCACCGCTGGTGCGGCCGTGGGCGAGTGGAATCATGTGCGGCTGTTTTCCCGCTGGGCCGAACTCATCGCCCCGGCCGCGCGCCGCCTGCTCGAGCCCAGCGGCTGGGCCGCCCCGGCCGAGAACACCTACCCGACCGGTCAGGAATGGGTGAACGATTACCTGATGCCGCTGGCGAAAGCCCTCGGCGAGGACGTGGTCGTCCTCGACACCGAGGTCGTGGGCGTGGCCCGCCGCGGCCGCGACCGGGTCGTGAACGCCGGACGCGACAGCGAACCGTTGTCGGTGCACCTGCGCTACGGCGACGGCAGCGAAGAGCGGGTGCTGGCCCGAGCGGTGATCGACGCCTCCGGCACCTGGGGCGCGCCCAACCCCCTCGGCGGCGAAGGGCTGCCCGCGCTCGGCGAAACCGCTGCCGCGGCGGTGATCGACTACCGGGTGCCCGACCTCGACGACGACACCGTCCGCGCCCGCTACGCAGGCAAGCACACCGTGATCGCCGGAAGTGGGCATTCGGCGTTGACCGCAATCATCGCCCTGACCGAGGTCGCGAATAACGAGCCGGGCACCCGGTTGACATGGGTGCTGCGCCGCGGGGAGGTCGGGTCCACTTTCGGTGGCGGCGAGGCCGATCAGCTACCCGCTCGCGGCGCGCTCGGGCAGCGCGCCAAACACGCCGTCGACGCCGGTCTGCTCACCGTGGTGACCGGATTCCGGACCGACGCAATCGAACCCACGGGCAACGGCCGGCACGCGGTGGTGTCGGATACCGGTCGCCGGATCGAGGACGTTGATCGGGTGGTGGTGTTGACCGGGTTCCGGCCGGAGTTGTCGTGGCTGTCGGAGATCCGCCTCGGCCTGGACCCGGTGTTGCAGGCGCCGGTGGAGCTGGCGCCGTTGATCGACCCGAATGTGCATTCCTGCGGCACCGTGTATCCGCATGGGGTGAAGGAGTTGTCGCATCCGGAGCCGGGGGTGTTCCTGGCCGGGATGAAAAGCTACGGCCGCGCCCCGACATTCTTGGCGATGACCGGCTACGAACAGGTCCGCTCGCTGGCCGCAGCGCTGGCCGGGGACCACGAAGCCGCTGAACGCGTCGAACTCGCTCTGCCCGACACCGGTGTCTGCGGCGGCTCCGGAGTCTTCGACGCCCCGGCCGAAGAACCCACCGAATCCACAGCTGGTGGAGGCTGCGGTGGTGGCGCACCGACCGGGCCGGATGTGTTGTCGTCGGGGCCGGTGGCGTTGCAGGAACTGCCGTTGACCGCCGTGCCCGCCCGCTGA